In the genome of Maribacter forsetii DSM 18668, the window ATATGCCATTTTTTCTAGATAACCGAATAGAACCTCTTGGTTTTCTGAATAGAAAAGTGTCGGTAAAGTTTCACGAACATCATAAAAAGTTAGAATCAAAAACTGATTTAAAGGATTTGATATGTTCGATGATGCCAAGGCTGAAATCCAGTTAGTAAGGTTGTCGGTAATTTGAAATACTTCTGTAATAAGATGTTCACCCGTAAGCTGAACGTCTTCATAACCCAAACGAACCACCGGAAGTTTTCCGTCTGAATTTGCCTTTAGAAATCTAGAAAATAAACCGTTGTACAGTTCAATTTGGTCTGCTATACCTGTTTTAGGATTACACTTTTCAAACCAAAACGGAATAAAGTCGATTGGAAGTACGGCGGAATTTTCTTCCGTTAGAATATGCTTTCCGAACTCTTGAAAAGCTTCGGTATAAAAATTACTACCTCCATCGGCGTTTAACCAATCTAAAAACCTTAGATAACATTGGTCCAGTTGTTCTTGCGGTATGTTTTTATCTCGGTTATTGAAAAGAAGTACGTCGCCAGCATCCCATTGTTTACTGCCTAAAGCTGTAATTAACGGAAAAATACCTTCAGAAGTCTGCAGGTTCAATAAGGCTAAACCTTCATCCTCTACAAATAAGAACCGTTCGTTTAAAGCTTTATGTGCTGCATGTGCCAGTTCTGTATTTTCATAATAAAAGGCAGCTAGTTCTTCACTGAACCAAGCTTGCATTACATTGTAAGCGCCTGGCAGATATACTTTACCAACCGGCAGCATTTGGTGTATAGTGTTTAACAATACATCCCAATCTCCTTCATAAAAATGTTGAACAAATTCGTTGTTAATTCTGAAGGGATATTTTGAAAATGTTTTATCTGCATTGCGAACGGAATAGGTTCCAGCAAGAATCTCATGAGTAATGCAGTTCTGTATGATAAAATCTGAATTCACACAATCGCGAATATCAAGAGCACGATGCATCAAAAAGCGCGCAACGGACAGCGAAGCGGCAGATTCGCTGTGCACCAATGTTTTTAAAACGCTAAAAATTTGTGTTAGCTCATCTTCTGAAATAGCTTCGCTTTGAAGAAAACCAAGATTAAAATACAGAAATGCAATCAGTTTTTCTGTGCTTTTTATATCAGGATAAAACCCGTTTTCTAATAGTGGAAGCCAAGAGATTACGAATGCTGCACCCTCTTTTTCATCGGCATATATCTCTGGATGATAAAAGATTTGTTGTGCCAAATCCTCCGTAAAAACAGTTTCAATGTTTTGATTGTCCACACTATTTTTTAGTTGCTCAAATACTTCGGTGTTTTGGCAGTCTTGTAATTCTAAAACCTGTAGTAAAGCTTTTGTATTAGGTGCTTCCAGCTCCTTGAGGTCTAACTTCGGAATTACTTTATTCTTGAAAATTTCTAACATGTAATTAGATGTTCTGGTAGGTTGTAAATTGATTTTGGTGGTAGTTTATGGTTGGATTATTCACTTCTGAACCATTCATAATCTTGAATATCTCCTTCGTCATCCATTAAATTCGCTAAAAATAAATCTAGACTATCAGCCTGTATGTAACCAATTTCTTGGTCCGCACCAAAACGGATGATTTGTCCCGCAGTACCTTTTTTGTCCGGAGCAAAATCGAACGCCAAAAAATTACCGTTCTGCAAATCGAAAAACGGAATCCAATAGGGCGTAGTGTACATTAGTAATGTTTTGCCTTCGTTGGTACTGTAGGTGTCCAACAACTCCTTTTGCGTCCAATCGTTATATATCCTTTGCCAATCTTTCCATTCTTGAAAAATTTTCTCGGCACCCATAATCGCTGAGTTTTGTACACCGTTATGTAGGGTTAAAAATTCTTTTATGATAGTCGGGAAAGGATATCCTGAAGCAGTCTCAAACTCCGCATAAATAGCATCATTGTTTTTAGGTGGAATAATAGTGAGTCCTTTCGTATGGACCAATTGCACAAATTGTTGCACTACTTTCTCAAAACGGCTTTCAGCGTCTAATTGAATAAACGGAGCTATAAAGTCCGCTTTTTCCTTCGCTAATTTTTCCGCGATAAATTCATTGGGTATTTCATCCGAAATAAAAACGCCGGTCTTATCAAAAACCATATTGTTTTTAAAGTTGGAAATTGGCTGACAACTAAAAGAGTTGGCACCAAAAAAATACACTTTTGAGGTGGTGATTTCGTTTCTGCTCGTTCGCTCATCAACAACGGAGAACCATTCGTTGAACAAATACGTGTTTTCTATTTCAGCTGTGAAGATTTCCTTGCCTTCTAAATAAGCGATGCCGAAGTACTTAGAATTGGATATGTCTTCTGGAGTTATAAAGAGAAGTTTTAAAACCTCTTTACCTGTAGCTTCTTTAAATGCATCTATTAGTGCATCGCAAAATGTAAAGCTATTGTCAATATCCTCTGGGTCTTCTAACGGTGGTAAGGTGTTGACAGGCATCACATCAAAATGAAAACCTTCCCATTTCATTTCTTCCACATGCTCTGAAAACGCAATTCTGTTTCTCATCTTCACTTATTTATTGATGCCGCTAAGGTACCTGAGAATAATGGGGAGGTTATCCCCGAAAAGGGTGATTTTATATTTCAATAAAGAACGTTTAAATTGTAATTAGACATATTTGGGCAGCAATATCACGGAAAACGGTTAGTGAAACTAGAAACTTTACACGCATCTTTGTAGTTTACGTTTACATCCTGTCAAATCAATTAAACAGTATTTATGAAATTGGAAATGAGCGATGTTTTTCAGCAAAGATTACCGGTGAAATACTTAAAATTTCTACAGGAAAATCCAAAAGGTGCACCACTGAAAAATAATAGTAGGTGGGATAAGCGCACTTGGAATCTAATGGGGACGGAGGCATTGCTAAAAAGATGGAAAATGAAAGGTGTAGGTGAAGCAACCAACTACGAATGTTTAAAACTGTATACACAAGTTCAAGAAGAAGTAGGGATGGAGCTCACGGCACCTTCAGCACATTTTCGCTCTGTAAAATTAGAGCGCGTAGCCAAAGGTTTTGTAATAGGTGAGGAGAATGGCGATTACCTATATTTAGACCCCGAATGCAAATTTACGGTTTGGGCATATTACCACGATGGGGGCGAAGTAGCATTAATATCTAAGTCTTTTTCGGAACTTTTAAGAACTCAAAAACCGTTATAATATAATAATTACAAACACTTATGGTTCACATAGAATTTTCTTCGGATAGCTTTCAAATCAACTCCGTTGCGGTAGAATTCCCTATACCCCTTGCAACTTTAAAAACGTGTATTTTCCCTGATTGTAAAGAACATAAAGGAAAAAATAAAACACTTTTTGTTTGGGAAAATTTGGGGATTATCGGGTATTCATCCGATGGGGATGCGGTAGATTCCTTGGGATTTGAATTGGAAATTTCAACCTATGATTTCAGTCCTAAAGCAGTTTTTAGCGGAACGTTCACTTTCAATGGTGAAGATATTATTGAGTACTATAAAACACATGAAAATGAACGTGAAAAAACATTTAAAGGTGATGATCCCGGTGCCTTGGTGCAGAACGGGTTAAGTGCTTGGTTTAGCGTAGAGAAGGATGTTATTCAAGCTATTGAGGTAAGTCTTCACAAACCTTATGTGCGTGGTGAAGGCATTGCAGCAGATAAGTACATAATTAAGCCGATAGATGAAGAGGAAATAGAGTTTTCTGATTTCGGATTCAAACTTTCCATCATTGAAGAGTTGATGTATATGAAAGGACTGTTGAAACCGAAATTTGATTTGTATGAGTTTGCAGATTGGTATAAGGGTCGTGAAATAGATATTGACGAAGAAGGTTATGAGCCCATAGCTGAAGTAACCCAGTATTTTAAAGATTTGCCTATTCCCAAACGTTTGGCTTCGGAGATTACTGAAATCTATCAAGATGGCGGAAACGATATTTATATGAACCTATCACCTTTTTCTGGGGGAGCTGTAGAATATTGGGATATTGAACGTAGCGATGATGTGAAGCATTTTCCCAATTTAAAGAAAGCCACATTGTGTTATGCACAAGAACATATATGTGATGAATTCGTAATTCTTGGTATTGATGCCGAGTGGATATAAATGGATTCCGTAAAAATCAATAATCAAAAAAGTACGTCCTAATTAGCGTACTTTTTTCATTTAATGCGAATAGTAAACAGTTACAGTAGAAATCTAGGAGGTAAAGAATTCATTAGTTTCAGGGATGTATAAAAACCATGTTATCTATACATTTGATTTGTATAAAAAACAGATAAAATTATGGGGTTAGAAATTACAAGCGGAATGTTGGCAGAGTTTAAAGGTAGTGAGCCTGAAGCCTATGAAACATATAAAAAAATCTTTCAAAATATCAATGTTGTTCTTGCTGCTAATAATTTAGAACCACATAATGAACCGGAGGAGATGGAAAATGAAGCGTTACAATTTGGCGGTTTTCCTTATAGTTTT includes:
- a CDS encoding SMI1/KNR4 family protein; the protein is MRNRIAFSEHVEEMKWEGFHFDVMPVNTLPPLEDPEDIDNSFTFCDALIDAFKEATGKEVLKLLFITPEDISNSKYFGIAYLEGKEIFTAEIENTYLFNEWFSVVDERTSRNEITTSKVYFFGANSFSCQPISNFKNNMVFDKTGVFISDEIPNEFIAEKLAKEKADFIAPFIQLDAESRFEKVVQQFVQLVHTKGLTIIPPKNNDAIYAEFETASGYPFPTIIKEFLTLHNGVQNSAIMGAEKIFQEWKDWQRIYNDWTQKELLDTYSTNEGKTLLMYTTPYWIPFFDLQNGNFLAFDFAPDKKGTAGQIIRFGADQEIGYIQADSLDLFLANLMDDEGDIQDYEWFRSE
- a CDS encoding SMI1/KNR4 family protein, which codes for MKLEMSDVFQQRLPVKYLKFLQENPKGAPLKNNSRWDKRTWNLMGTEALLKRWKMKGVGEATNYECLKLYTQVQEEVGMELTAPSAHFRSVKLERVAKGFVIGEENGDYLYLDPECKFTVWAYYHDGGEVALISKSFSELLRTQKPL
- a CDS encoding DUF6892 domain-containing protein, translating into MVHIEFSSDSFQINSVAVEFPIPLATLKTCIFPDCKEHKGKNKTLFVWENLGIIGYSSDGDAVDSLGFELEISTYDFSPKAVFSGTFTFNGEDIIEYYKTHENEREKTFKGDDPGALVQNGLSAWFSVEKDVIQAIEVSLHKPYVRGEGIAADKYIIKPIDEEEIEFSDFGFKLSIIEELMYMKGLLKPKFDLYEFADWYKGREIDIDEEGYEPIAEVTQYFKDLPIPKRLASEITEIYQDGGNDIYMNLSPFSGGAVEYWDIERSDDVKHFPNLKKATLCYAQEHICDEFVILGIDAEWI